A single window of Prochlorococcus marinus XMU1410 DNA harbors:
- a CDS encoding CHAT domain-containing protein, with protein sequence SDESSSDESSSDESSSDESSSDESSSDESSSDESSEEESSETESSDEESSDEESSDEESSDKESSSSEKADEKDSKPSKASGDRNKKDKESRNKIINQENRIAFAKVPKTEVLSNLNKSMSINRTNTIDVLNLDKSLNSGTNPADIQRQLKIAKSKKRNATSLTRLFYKEKLFASNSQSIKSNESKIFFEKNSYNPAVMHLRFTKAAGKTITENTDSFLDITLIPSEGEVIGKRVELSMKEFGKNLGLLYSQLSRQENLNVELESSPSRVLNNMIFESIKSDLEKLKVTTLLISADRGLQAIPYAALHDGENYFGDSYAFSITPSLGLTDISISDSEDKMLLAIGASEFRELAPLPLVGQELSKIGGTKNKEIIFNKEFTPESFFEKAIQEKYDTIHIATHAEFKPGGPNASRLFSGTTPITLDNFSILRKGRIGNPLDLVVFSACRTALGDPETELGFSGLALQAGAKSAIGTLWYVDDVMTSAYFVQMYKFLDLGIPKAEAMQLTRRLFAQKLITLEDDKLIGFNNLPLLENLNLSQKRLIKNGLNNPFFWAGIELMGSPW encoded by the coding sequence TAGTGATGAATCTAGTAGTGATGAATCTAGTAGTGATGAATCTAGTAGTGATGAATCTAGTAGTGATGAATCTAGTAGTGATGAATCTAGTAGTGATGAATCTAGTGAGGAAGAGTCAAGTGAGACAGAATCTAGTGATGAAGAATCTAGTGATGAAGAATCTAGTGATGAAGAATCTAGTGATAAAGAATCTTCTAGTTCAGAAAAAGCAGATGAAAAAGATTCAAAGCCCTCAAAAGCTTCAGGAGATAGGAACAAAAAAGATAAAGAATCAAGAAATAAAATTATTAATCAAGAAAATAGAATTGCCTTTGCAAAAGTACCAAAAACGGAGGTCCTCTCAAATTTGAATAAATCTATGAGTATAAATAGAACAAACACAATTGATGTTCTTAATTTAGATAAATCACTTAATTCTGGAACAAATCCGGCTGATATCCAAAGACAACTAAAAATAGCTAAATCAAAGAAAAGAAACGCAACATCTCTCACAAGATTATTCTATAAAGAAAAATTATTTGCCTCCAACTCCCAATCTATAAAATCTAACGAATCAAAAATATTCTTTGAAAAGAATTCATATAATCCTGCTGTAATGCATCTCCGCTTTACTAAAGCAGCCGGAAAAACTATTACAGAAAATACAGATTCCTTTCTTGATATAACTTTAATTCCATCTGAAGGCGAAGTGATCGGGAAAAGAGTTGAATTATCAATGAAAGAATTTGGTAAAAATTTAGGACTTTTATATTCACAATTATCTCGACAAGAAAACTTAAATGTTGAACTTGAATCTTCACCTTCAAGAGTGTTGAATAATATGATTTTTGAGAGTATTAAATCTGATTTAGAAAAATTAAAAGTAACTACGCTACTTATTTCTGCAGATAGAGGACTGCAAGCAATACCTTACGCTGCCCTGCACGATGGGGAAAATTACTTTGGTGATTCCTATGCTTTTTCAATTACACCTTCTTTAGGTTTAACAGATATAAGTATCTCTGATAGTGAAGATAAAATGCTACTGGCGATTGGAGCTTCAGAATTTAGAGAATTAGCTCCTTTACCTCTAGTAGGACAAGAATTATCAAAAATTGGAGGAACAAAAAACAAAGAAATTATTTTCAATAAAGAATTCACACCAGAAAGTTTCTTTGAAAAAGCAATTCAGGAAAAATATGACACGATTCATATTGCTACACATGCCGAATTCAAACCTGGTGGTCCTAATGCCTCAAGATTATTTTCAGGGACAACACCAATAACATTAGATAATTTTTCAATACTGAGAAAAGGACGAATTGGCAATCCTCTAGATTTAGTTGTTTTTAGTGCTTGTAGAACTGCATTAGGCGATCCAGAAACTGAATTAGGTTTTAGTGGTTTAGCCTTACAGGCTGGTGCAAAAAGTGCTATTGGCACACTTTGGTACGTGGATGATGTGATGACCTCTGCTTATTTTGTACAAATGTATAAGTTTTTAGATTTGGGTATTCCAAAGGCAGAAGCTATGCAATTAACTAGAAGACTTTTTGCTCAAAAACTTATAACTTTAGAAGATGATAAATTAATTGGATTTAATAATTTACCTCTATTAGAAAATTTAAACTTATCTCAAAAAAGGCTGATTAAAAATGG